A window of Falco cherrug isolate bFalChe1 chromosome 11, bFalChe1.pri, whole genome shotgun sequence genomic DNA:
GAAACCAGGCTGCTCACCTGCAAGTCCTGGCAAGTGTTAAAGCTTGCTTTtgccagaaaaggaaacaggtATCGTTTACTACCCACAGAGCTCAAAACTCTGCTGAGCATGGAGGTGAGGCTGCTCGTGTAACTAACAACACCCAAAGGAGCAGTATGACCAAGGGGTTAAGCATTTGCTCGGTGCAGCAAGGACTGTTGCACATGAGGACAATCTCTATGAACAGTTAGAGGGGTCTCTCCAACTGCAGACTAAAACATCCCAGTTTGATTTCAGCAACTGTCTATATACTTGCCTCTTCTCacttgattttgcttttgtaaaaggcaaaaaatgaaaactcacaTGTTTACTCAAGAACAGGCCAGTCACTAAGGACTGTCAGTATGGAGTACCTTTAGCCCAGAGAATACAGAAGAGATTGCAACATCTTGGATAAACCCAGGTCTTTCAGCTGAGATTAATGATCTGAAAGAATGGTATTTCCCCAAAAGTCAGGTAGAAAAAACAGGTGAAAATAGAGCGAGAACTCTTTGGGACTTCAGTGAAAGAATCTTAGGCAGAGAACAAAACGCAGTGATTATTGAGTAAAAAGAGGGTTTATCTTGCTCATTGAACCAGCGCAGAAAATaatctaaagaaaagaaataagatatTTCATGActcaaagaaaggaaggaagtcCAGAAGAGGAGACTTGATACTTTTAGGGATGCTGTAAAATTCTCTGCAAATTCCAGAGCACTGAGAACACTGATGAGTGAtgaaggggaaaagcagagtTTAAATGTTTATCTTGCTCCGTAAATTCCTTGTGATGTCCACAGAAAGAGTTGCTGGGTTTTGAAATCTTTCATGAAATGTGAGTAATAAGTATCAGCTTCACATTGTCCctggaaagcaaaatataaattgGATGTTCATGAAGCTGGGACTTCATCCCAGAGGTGTTTATATGGGTTGTCAGGCACGTTCAATAGTCAAAGAGACACAAGTAACTTGTCTTCAGGCTCTCACTTCCACAAAGCAAGGTGCAGGCACAGAACTTGTGCCTAGCAAGTGTGCAGAACAGCGCAGGGAagagcctgtgctgcagcctgcattGACTGAGGGAGGCCCAAGAGTACATCTTGGTGCATCTCAGTATTGCTTTTCATCAGCTTTGTTTGACCCAAGGCTGCCTCATCATGCATTCAGCCGGTCACGCTGCCCAGTGCAGCACCCATCAGGGACAGAGGAGCAATGGGATGGCTGTACAGCCCCGCAGGAGCACAGCACCCAtctccaggcagctgcagatTGCAGTCCCACAGCACCTCACACAGAATAAGGCTATCTTCAGCCTAAGCTCCACGGCCTTCTGGAAGGGGAAGAAACTAGGTTGCACGGTGTCCTACTGTATGTCCAAGCAGTCAGACTCATACAACGGACAGATTTGGCACAAACTGGCCCAAAGGTGCCACCAGGACACACCCTAAACCCGGCTCTTACCAAGCACAGGGTGGGCATGGACTGCAGTCCTTCCATGAGCCAGCACATGGCCAGAGTGCTACATCATACAGCACATGCATGCATGCCTGCTGCAAGCATCTCCTCAAGACCACTCTTGATGCCTCTCCCAGTGCAAGTGCAATCAGATCATTTCCACCCAGGACTCCTCCCTGTACTTTCCTAGAAGGTTCAGTAGAAAGTCCAAGTCCTTCCCACACAAAACAGCTCTGTTCCCCCTCCTGGCTGCTGGAAGTCTTGTAGCCAAAGGATCTAAACCTGCAAAAAGTGTCTTTGGAACTGGTACCCCTGCCCAGAGCTGACCTCACACTGTCAGTCAGCGAGGAGCTGCCTGATCTGTCTGGGGGGTGTCAGGAGGGTCAGGAGAGGGGTGAGTCAGTTCAGCGCTCTGAAGCACCTGGGAACACCACACATTCCTTTGCAGACGGACATTATCAGATTGATATGACTACCCAGACATCAATGATCAAATCCAGACACTCCTAACCCTGCTCTCTTCAGGTCTGCATGGGTTTCTGCCCTGCTTCTTCATCAGGCAAGGAATTGTTCCTCCCAGGGACCAAGTCCAACAGCCAGCACCATGCTGGTTTCTCTACTCCCTGTAGCAGATTTCTTGATGAATATGCAGAGATGCATCTACTTTGTTATCTCTGCATTGCCAAAGAAAactttgctgctttcctctttttcactgCCAAAGCTATAAAACACATCCACAGAGACCCAAGAAAACAccatttcttcagctgcagatTCACAGTTCCCCAATTCCTTCAAAAGTGAAAAACGATGCGACTGGAAAAGTTTGCTACCAGGTGACTAGGATGGATTTCgtcacagcagggctgctgcttggaCACTGGGGACCAGCAGCCGCAAGTATTTTCAGAGCAAACCAGCCTTGCTTTGGCTGTGCCTGGTGCGGTGAGATTGCAGTTGCTTTCCTCCCCTTTGACCCCCCCAGCATTGCGCAGGACCGGTCAGGTAATCACGAgtctgtttgtttgtctgtttgcaAATCTCAGGAAGCAGCTCCAGCAAAATCTCCTAAGTCATCAGAATGCAGCAAAGCACAGTGTCAAAACAATACAACCCCATCCCTACCTCCAGCAGGACCTGTATCACTAATTATCACCTGTTTATCTCAGAGCCTGGGATTACAGCAGGTCCAGGCTGAACGTCCCCTCCACGCAGCCCATGGCGAAGGCAGGCACCACCACCCAGACCATGCCGTGTGCTCCCTGGGCCCTCTGAAGGAGACAGTATGTCCTCACTCTGCCTATTCTGAGCCCGGATCTGTCAATATTCAAATATTCACGTAGGAGAAAGGGAAACTATAGTAACTGGACAAATACACGCCCAAGAAAGAGGACACTCCTTCCTGGTCTGTAATCCCCTTGTTCAATAAACCTTAGTAAATCACTGAAGCATTCAAAAATCTAAATTTCTCCTTGAAGAGAGCCCCAGTAATGCAAAGACATACAGCACATCGTCTTTATTAAAATGGTAGATTCAAAAGTTTGGATTTAGGGTCCTGGCAGCGTTCGTTCATGGATAATGTTTGCTCAGCTGCCTCTTCGAAAGCCCTTTAAAATCATAGTGCTGATAATTTCCATGACTTCTCTATCGCTTCCTCTGCGGAAGTTTATTCCCACATGTCCCACAGACGGGCAGTGAGTCCCCCAGGTGGGAAGTGCCCCCCTGCTCTTGCAgtggggggcactggggtgagctggggagGTGGGTCACGCACCCGCAGGACAGGTGGGACTGACACGGCCCCATCGCCACCTTTGCTGTCCCATGTGCTGGCTCAGGAGGgtgtcttcactgaaaagggGAGTTACAGCTCCGGCTGGGAaaggacaggcacaggcagcaagagccagggcaggtgggggtgcGCTCACGCTCTCAGGGCCCCCCAAGCTCTAGAAGTGGGGGGACCCACGAGCACAGCCAGGGCACCCTTTGGCGGCGCCAAGACCTCCAAGGGTGCCAAAGAACCCTGTGGCACGCCCGTGGGGGACAGAAGGGACAGTGCCACCAGCCGTTTCTCCAGCCGCACGGAGGAGGAGAGCGGACCGCAGGGGCTGTGGGTCGGGGCGCTACCCCGAAGGAGGGGGGCACACCCCCAGCGTGTGTGAGTTGGGGGGGGCGGGCATTTTGCTGCCGCCCCCCTCACCCCGGGGGTGCCGAGATCCCCCCGACGCTGCAACccaaggaggaaggggaggggaggggggcagcggcagcagccAGGGCGGCCCCCCCGGCTCCGTCGCGGAGGAAGGCGCGGGGGTGCGAGGGGCCGCGTCCCGCCGCGGAAAaccccgcggggcggggcgggggcgccgcCGGCAGGGGGCGCACTTTGCGCGGCTTTAAAACCTGCGCGGGGCGGTGCGCGGGCGGCAGTGCGGTGCGCGGAGCTGGGTGCGCTCTCTCGCTCCCCTCGCAGCGACCCTCCGCCGGCGCGGAGCAGCCCTCCCCCCCGCGCaccccccggcccggctccgCGCAGACATGGCCAGCGGGGgactgcagctgctgggcttcGTGCTGGCCTTCCTGGGCTGGATCGGCATCATCATCAGCACCGCCATGCCCCAGTGGAAGATGGCATCCTACGCGGGGGACAACATCGTCACGGCCCAGGCGCTCTACGAGGGGCTGTGGATGTCGTGCGCCATGCAGAGCACGGGGCAGATCCAGTGCAAGGTGTACGACTCGCTGCTCAAGCTGGAGAGTAAGTCGGGGGTGCGGGGTGCGGGGCTGGCGTGCCCGTCCTGTCGGAGCTGGGGCTGGCGGTGCCCGTCCCGTCGGGGTTGTCCCCTCCGCTCTAAAGCCTCTCCGGTCGGGGCTGAGGGTACTAGTCCCGTAGGGTTCGTACCCCCATGCTGGGGCTCGGGCTGAAGGACTGGGACTGCCAGACCTGTCGCgctcctcccccacccccaccccgcagTGCCTGTCCCCCCGGGGTGCCATTGCTCTCGAGTCTCGAGGTGTCCGCCCCATCGGACCTGCGCCGTTTGTCCCTTCAGGTTGAAGGTGCAGGGCTCGAGGTCACCCATCTCTTTGGTGGCCCCTCGTCCTGTCGGGGCTCTTGGGGTTCCCCCGGTGGCTCTCCCAGCCGGGGCTGAAGGTGACTCCCGCGGTAACTGCCCTCCGGGGCACCCGGGGCTGTGTGGCGCCTGCTGAAGCGCATCCCGCGGCGGCGCTGCCTCCCGGGGCGCGGGGCACTGCCCGGGGGAGGGAGCCGAAGCCGtcccgcagccccctgcccgcacCACAGAAAACGTCCTGGGAAGCGAAGGGGCAGATCTTCCACGTGTGTTCGGGAACGCGCCGGGATTGCGAGCGAGAGCTTTTAGCTGTGGCAGCTGAGCAGGGGCTGCCTTCGCGGGGCACGGCTCTGTGCAAGGAGCGGTTTGTCAGCGGTGCTGAAGTGCTCTTTGCGAGCACGGAGCCTTTTCTTTATGCATTTGACTGTTCTGGGCTTTTGTTCTCTTGGAAAGTCGCTGCTACTCCCGTGGGGCTTTTAAGCAAAGGGCTGGCAGGTGAGCTGGACTCTCGCCCAGGTAGCGCTGGCTGCAGTTCTTAAGCAGACCGGTCCATCCAGGTAATCTCTAGGTCTCCTCTCTTGTCCTGGGACAGCGAAGCCATCTCATGcatgcaggagctgcagcctggcttgCTGGGGTGCCACTCGGGGCGGTCACAGTGAGCCCCAGCGAGGGCTGCTTCTAGAGCACTGGAgattttaactttaaaagaGGTTAAAGAAACCCTAGCCTTTCTCAGTATTCCTCCTCTTATCCCGAGTCCAGCGGTGTCCTGGAACACCttcattcctctccctccctaattaataaaataataattaccaCCTTATCCACCTTCTCTTTCCCAAAGGAGTGAGCAGGCAGTTTCACATAAACCGGGGGCCACGGGGAGTATCCCCGAGCTGGAttgccaccagccctgcctgtgtcACGCCGGACTCCCGGGCCCCACCTTGCTTGGTAGCCCACACCGGTGACTCCCTCGCCCCGAGCACCCGTGggccctgcagctggcaggggtGCAAATTACTCCCTTCAGGAGCGCGGTGTGCCCACTTCGCACTAACCGGGGTGTAGGGCTGTGGGTAATGGGGGCTGGGCTAAGCACACGGTGCGGGGCGGTTTGAGCAGTAATTATGTCAGCTCAGCTTCGAGCCTCTTATCTCgcactgggggtggggggcgaaGATGCCAGCGGGGCTGAGGAATCTCCAGCCACCCTCTGGATGGGTTGTGAAAGGTGAATTGCCTCGGGGGCTGCGTGGCCTGCAGCCCCTTGTGCTGTAAATGAGACCTGCCCGCAGGATCGGGTGCAGAGCCTGGCTTAACAGCGCTCCCGAAAGCCTGGCCCATTCACGGCCGAGCGCTGGCAGCCACTGTGCCCCTCACCTTTGTCCTGCAAACAATGAGGGCCCCTCTCCTCCAGGGCTACGGGGGAGGGAGGTGTGAGGTGCCAGGGACCGAGACTGAGCTATTAGCAGCCTTTTTGTGCTCTTACTGGGCGCCTGGCCCTGCAGGGCACACTTGCCTGAAAATTCCCAGGAAGCCCAAGAAATGCAAGAATCACAGGGGATGTTCTCCTCCTTGGTACAGTCAGTAAGGGTTGGCTGAAGGACTCCTTGTTCTTTTGGTACCCCGGCTTGCTTAGGTTGTGCCTTTCCCACTTGAAAGCAGATGATACCTAGGGACATAGATTGTATCTGTTCTTTTCCCTGTCTGGTCTCCCTTCAAGATCTTGCAGCCACGGAGACTTAGGCATGGACCAGCCGTGCTGTTGCAGGTGGaggtgcaaaaaaaaaaaccaaaaaaccaaaacaaaccccccctGTTTATACCAAATTCAACAGCCACACCCTGGAACAGGTGCAGCTGTGCAGTAAGAGCTCCCTTACTGCATTCATTTATGTCATGGTGAAGGTGGTACAGCTATGTGGGCCAGAAACTTTCTGCCTGGCCACACTTCACTGCCAGAGCTTCAACGTGCCCTGAATGCTCTGAGCCACATGTCAGAGCCTCATGCACTGATGGGAGAGGCTCAGATCTGTAATTACTTTGTCCCTGTAGAAAGAACTGTGCCTCCTCACACCTGCAGTAATTCAAGGTTGTGGAAATGCTGGAAGGCTTAGCCAGAAAGCTCTTGGGTATTAGCTATTGCCATTCCTCTAGATGTGTTAGTGGTTGGTTGCTTGGGCTGATGCTGCATGTCAGAGATGGGGTTGGCACAAGCTGATGAGCGCTGTTAGCCAGCTAAGGGGCCTCCAGCTTCCCGTGTGGCCACACTGCTGGAGTGCACCCATGCTGGCACTTCTCCCGCAGCTGCGTTCAGCTGAGGGCTTATGTCAGTGCTCCTATTCAGGCAATAAAAAGGCTGCGTTTTGCTGGTTTACGTGAAAAGCAGTGCGTGGCCACACGCAGACATAGAGGCAACAAAAGCCACCCTTGCAACAAGGCTTTATTGCACAGCCTCAGCATTGTTCTTGTACCCCTCCAGCATCGTCCATAGAGCTTAGCTCAGCTTTGTGCTCCTCCAGGATCTCGGGGAGACCCTCAgacaggagggagaagggcTCCTGGTACCTGTCTCTGGAAGCTTTCAGCCCCACGTAACCATACTCTCCTGTTCAGAGCAGAGATTGTTCTGGGTCCTGTCTAGGCTGTTTTAGCTGAAGATACGCATTGCCCAGTTTGGGTTTGCTGGGAGAAGTTCTGTGCTTGAAACGAGCTGAGACTCATCTACCACTTCATCACCAGACCTAGTACATCCACAATGAGCCTTTGTGCCCTAGcccagaaaataaacaagggTTTGAATGCCCTCTGGGTCAAACAGCATCACTGAAATATGAAGTCTTCCCTCCTACACCTTtaccagcctggctgagcctGTTTcaggagctggggaagaggATATAGATGAGGGGAAGCAAGGGTTCACGTTCaggttgctgctgctctgtcatGGTGGTAAGGGAGTTGGGAGAGTGGCCCAGGGAGCGACAAAGCTATAGCACGAGGGACAAATATGTCCAAATAGGTTGTCACCTCTCCATCTGTAGATCTGgagtaagcaggtagaacctGCTGGTATCTGTACTTTCATGTGGGTTAAGGGTTAATTTACTCCTGTGTTTCTCAATCCCTGTGCCTTCCTCATGAAAAATCATGATCAAGTGATAAAAGTCTCACTTGTGCTGCGCTTTGAGAAGGTAGAGGGTTACTTGGAATGCCACCCAGGCTGTTCCTGTGTGGTGCCGTGCTGTGCCTGCAAGAGGGGATGGGGAGTCTGTTGCAATACACTGGCTGTATTGCTCTACAAGCAGCTTCTAAGCAGCTTTAGTAGTTGGTGTTACTCTGTTACTAAATCTCCTGGTAAGTGAATTTCCAGGCTTTGTGGgaaaacaggctgcccaggtcTCCTCTGACCAGGAATCTGGAAATGGTGGTACAGTATGTCTTACCAGCaagctttctctgctgcttgaGTGACTGCACGGAACCTTTTTGCTATTTGTAAAACTATTTGCATACTATTTGCTTTGGTATAGGCAAGAGTACAAGGCCACTGTCACCTACTGAACTTGCCTCTGTTGCACTGGATGTGTGTGCTGCCCAATTCCTCTGTACAGCCTTCTAGACCTGTGTGGAGGCAATTTGAAGGAGTGCAAACTGGAACATCTGATGGTGATGGGTGTGTGGGGTCTTTTCAGGGGCTGGTAAGGAGGCTGAAAGCTTACAAGCCATTAGCAGGCATTTGGGTCGAGCCAGAATGCCTGCAAAGTGTGAGATGCTTGCTGGTGACCTCTGAAGCTGTTACTGCATGCTCAATCTTCAGTCCCTTGCCTGCTGCACAGAAATAACTTTCAAGCACCGGCAGggcagaacagcagcatctcAGATCCCATATCCCTCCTTCCAGGAGACCCAGCTTTCATGAAAGCCCTGTGAGAAGGCTTTGAAGGCTGCTGACTGACTTCTCTTGGAGGCAGACAGTGTGACATGCTTCCTATGCTACAGGGGTGCTTATAGCTCCTGGGGAAACTTCCCTTGCAGAGTTCAGAGGGAGCTGCACAGCACCTGTTTCACCTGTATTCTGTTGTCACTTGGTTGCATGGAGGCCcatgggaagggaaggaaaagtcCATAGTTTAAACATAAGCAAGGCAGTCAATGAGCATCCCTATCAGAAAATGATCTGAACACGGAGCCATTACAGCAATTTTGCATTACAAACAGGTATTACAAAAAATCCTGTGGCACTTTCCCAACAGCTTTTTTACAACGTAGATGACATAAGCAGAATAAATAAGGAAATgtgatgacagaaaaataacctCAAACATACCCTGGTGAAGTCCTGGTTTTATAACTAAGCAGTTGCCAGCAGTTACTTCTGTGTCAGGTAATGATAGTTGTGGGTAGGGAAAAGTCTTATGGAGGCTTCAGATAAACTGCATCGTGTGGTTTGTGTCCAAACCCACCAAGAATTGTTTTGTtagagtttttaaaaagtggatTAATTATGTGAAACAAGTATGAGCTGCTGTGTCATTTTTGTGGACTGTACAGTATTTTATACCTTGCAGAATTCACATTTGTTATTAACCATCCTCAGTAGTTTTAAGCCTCTGTTCTTCAGTACTTTATGGTTTCTTGCAGTAGACTTTTCAGGCCAGGTCTCATTACTAACCAGCAATAAAAAGTCTTGGCTTCTGCGTGGTGTATGTTGAGAAAATACTGTTGCCATCTGATAGCTGTTGCTGGGTGCcaggtgggtttggtttttttcctcatgggCTTCTGAGGCTGCTTGGGCTTTCCAACAGCTGTGGTGTATAGTGTGGGAGGCTACAAGCATTGTGCTACCTGTTCCTGTTGGTGAGACAGTTGCAGCAGCAAGGAGTGCAGGGGAAATCCTGTTTCTCTCTAACATCGTAGAGGTTGTAAAGTTAAATTGCTGTGGAGCACTTCTACTTGTTGGTAGCCAGTCCTGTTAAGCAGGTTAAGACAATACTATACTTGTATcatttgggatttttaaagCACCTGGAAATGCCCATGTGAACAACAGAACTATTATTAAACTAGCTTTCTCAGCCTCTGGATGTGCAGCTTCCATTGACGACATGGCTGTTAACGTGTACATAATAACGAATAGCTTGTATGATGATTAACCACAGTCAAAGTACTGCACACATTGCAAAAGCAGTAGGAAGACAAAAGCGCTGTCTCCCAGCACATGCTGTATGcacagggcagccaggctgggtggAGGGGAGGTTGGTTGGCTAATACAGTCATGTCATAGTAAAACTTGGGATAAAGGGACAGTCTGTTCTGCCAATGCTCCAACCCGTTTTTCTGTCCTACTACAAGTTTCCTAAGTGCTTCTGTCCTCTTACGCCATGGAGCTGTGTGTAAGGGAAGGGTGAGGACACCAGGAGATAGGTCCCTCCATATCTGTCACTGCAAATGGGTGGCCCTGGTAAAAGCTTACAGTGCTGCTTTTTgtacagctgcttctgcaaagcaCCAGTTAGTATTTGTACATCTTGAGATTTTTAGCAGGTTTCCTAGCTAGGTCTTCTGAGGTCGTAGAAACTTTGAGGCATCTTCCTTGCTTTGTCCCTTAGTACTGTGTTTGAAAGTGAGAGGTCTCTTCCCACCCTTACAACTAGCTTTCTAGTTGAGAACATATCctattttcagcttcatttaaaaaaaacaccttcaaaaCCCTCTCCTACAAAGTAATGCCTTCTGCAGCAAGACTAAGTCTAACTTACTGTAGAGTTGACAAAAGAGGTTTGGTACCTCTGCAGAAAACATCCTTTCCCATGCAAAGTATGAACTAGTGTTCAGTCATTtgcctctgcaaagctgctgctgtaatGCACAATTTAGCCTTAAATGTATGGTAGCTGGGTTGTTTGCCTGGGTGGTAACCTGTCAGCTGAAGTCTTTCTGAAAATTAGCATAACTTTTGTaagctaaaattatttttagagcATCACCTGACAACTGGAGataaatccattaaaaatgtttggaaacTGCTATTGTGATTTGTGCTGAAGTGATaaactgctttggaaatggGTTTCTACAATGGGTGCAGCAGATGGGTTTCGATGAACACCTCGCCGGTGGGGTGTGTCACCTTTCCCCTTTGGAGGAAGTGAGATGACGTTTGGCCAAGCTGATAATGGGATTTTTCCTCAGAAAGCCAAGACTTCTTATGAAAGTGTGTCACTTCCTATTGCTCTGCATATTGCCTTTCTTATTGTATTGTTTAACTGCTCTCATAATCTATTTACAGAACCATGTGCGCGTAGGGGCAGATCCAGGTCTGGTTTAAAGCAGAAGTAGAGCCTGGTAGCCTGTTCTTGGTGTGAGTCACAAGAGTGTTCCTGCACGAGCGAGCGGTGCTGCGGGGCAAAGTGTAGTAGAGAAGCCGCAGAGGACAGGTGTGGGGCTGTGCTCCCCTCCTGGCCAGTATGGAATTGGGACTGCTGCCTGGGCTTGGAGCTGAGCCGGAgaacctgctgctgcagtgcaggctgCTGGGTGCTGACAGAGTTTGCAGGTGCTCTCTTGGTTGTAGGCTTCGGTGTGGCAGTTGCAGTTGCCCAGACTTGGAGTGCTTTGCAAAGCTCTGGCAGAGCGTGTCGGGGTGTGTTCCGAGGAGTGAGCTCCAGACTTGGCAGCAGATTCTGGTGATGCTTTGCAGAACTATACATGTGTTGCTGCTAGATAACCTTCTGTGACAGGGGACTTTTTTGCCTTGGTTACCACATGCTCCTGGGAGCTTGTTCCTTTGATTAACCAGCCCTGTTTGTTCCTAGATCTTAACAGGACTGCATGTGAAAATCCATGCTGTTCAAACGAACCTGATGTGCTAGGCAGTGACGCTCGGGCTCTTTCACCGCTATTCAGGTGTTTTGTCACCTGAGTTTTTTAGTAGTGATTTAATTTATATCGTTTTCCTTTGGGGTCAAGAATAGCTGATTTCAGTGGCTCACATACCTAGGGTTAAAGTGTGTGTGCCTTCACCTGAGTCAATATAAAACCAAACCTTGGATAAAAGTACATTGCGTCTGTCTGCTGAGAAGCCAGGCCAATACAACCCTTGCCTATGGGAGGCATCACCCCATGCTCCAATACTTGAAAAGTGCAAGAGGCTTCTTAAATGAAACATCTAAATGTCTTTGAGTCTAAGCTAAATATTTTAGGTTGGATTGTGTCCCATCATCCCCTGCATTTTTCACTTGGCTGGGAAAATCCTGTTTCTGTTGCAACTGTGTTTTTGTACCCTCTGGGACTCTGAGGATTTAGTACAAAAAATGCCGAAATTGTCACCGAGGTATTTGTATAAAACACAGGTTTTGGAAGCTTTGAGCAATAAAGGGGCCTTGCTGTCTGCTGTGGGACTATTCATATGTATGCACTATTCATATTAAAACATGTGCTTGAATGCTTTGTCAAGGTAGAGCCTAAATCTGAATACTTCTTTTGATAAACAGATAGGTCCTTCCAATTGGGATTCAAATGATCAAGGAACAAAAGATGTCTGAGGGCAATTCCCAGGTCATTTCCTGCAAAAAGCTGCATGCCCTTGTTTGTCATGCATTTTAGAAGAGGCTGAGAGTCCTCTGATCCTGATGCCCGACAGTTTCTGGGAGCTTaaagctaaaaagaaatgtcttgCTTGGCGGTATACTGTGTAACAGGGAGCAGAGTGTTTTGACACATGATTACTGAGCCCAGTGATTTGAATTTCTATTtgtatcttgttttctttgtggtaACTCCAATCCTAATATCTTCTAGGCAGTCTGCAGGCCACTCGGGCTTTGATGGTGGCTGCAATACTCCTGGGACTTGTTGCTGTATTTGTTGCTGTGACTGGCATGAAATGCATGAAATGCATGGAAGATGACCAGGTGAAGAAGATGCGGATGGCTGTTTTTGGTGGGGTGATCTTCATCGTTTCAGGTTGGTAACATATTTAGTGTTAAATGTGCCATTTCCCAGATGGCATTTATCCTGCACAGGATGTGAAAGGATAGGGGATGGCTTGCTGTCATTGCTCCAAGAGCATTTGGGGCTGGGAATTCTCTAGCAGGCTCTAGCACGTAGCTGCTGGCTACCAGAGGTGTCAAATGGGTCTCTTGGCACTAACTAGCAGTATACTTTCTATGTGGACTGCAGGCCTTCCATATGTGTTAGTAGAGCAGAGTTTGACCTGCTTCACTGAAAGACTGTCAGCAGTGTGGCTTTTGATGCTATGTAACTGTGGGTACTTGGATTTTATTGTTGGTTTCTTAATTTCTCTCTCGGCCAGCACTAAGTAACAGCTCAGAGCTTCCCAGGCAGCAATAGCAGTGGCTCAGCACCATTCCAGATGCTGGTTCTGCTTCATGTAATTTTTTGCAGTAaatttgttgatttttcttAAGTCATGACATTGTGTTCCCTTCATCGACAGGTTTGGCAG
This region includes:
- the CLDN1 gene encoding claudin-1, giving the protein MASGGLQLLGFVLAFLGWIGIIISTAMPQWKMASYAGDNIVTAQALYEGLWMSCAMQSTGQIQCKVYDSLLKLESSLQATRALMVAAILLGLVAVFVAVTGMKCMKCMEDDQVKKMRMAVFGGVIFIVSGLAALVATSWYGNRVARAFYDPFTPVNTRFEFGSALFIGWAAASLAMLGGAFLCCSCPRRETSYPPSRGYPKNAPSTGKDYV